A part of Dasypus novemcinctus isolate mDasNov1 chromosome 5, mDasNov1.1.hap2, whole genome shotgun sequence genomic DNA contains:
- the CAV2 gene encoding caveolin-2, with the protein MGLETEKADVQLFVDDDVYSRHSGVDYGDSEKFTDLGVDRDPRRLNSHLQLGFEDVIAEPVSTHSLDKVWICSHALFEISKYIIYKFLTVFLAIPLAFAAGILFATLSCLHIWITMPFVKTCLMVLPSVQTIWKSVTDVAIAPLCTSVGRSFSSVSLQLSHD; encoded by the exons ATGGGGCTGGAGACCGAGAAGGCGGACGTCCAGCTCTTCGTGGACGACGATGTCTACAGCCGCCACAGCGGCGTCGACTACGGGGATTCCGAGAAGTTCACGGACTTGGGAGTGGACCGGGATCCTCGCCGGCTCAACTCGCATCTCCAG CTGGGTTTCGAGGACGTGATCGCCGAGCCCGTGTCTACGCACTCCTTAGACAAAGTGTGGATCTGCAGCCATGCCCTCTTTGAAATCAGCAAGTACATAATCTACAAGTTCCTGACGGTGTTCCTGGCGATTCCCCTGGCCTTCGCTGCTGGAATTCTCTTTGCCACCCTCAGCTGTCTGCACATCTG GATTACAATGCCTTTTGTAAAGACCTGCCTAATGGTCCTGCCTTCGGTGCAGACAATATGGAAAAGTGTGACAGATGTTGCCATTGCCCCATTGTGTACGAGCGTAGGACGCAGCTTCTCTTCTGTCAGCCTGCAACTGAGCCACGACTGA